A part of Terriglobia bacterium genomic DNA contains:
- a CDS encoding MBL fold metallo-hydrolase, translating to MPGRRAKAQRRRMHVKFWGVRGSTPTPQLENMRYGGNTSCVEVRVNGSVYVFDCGTGFRNLGKSLSSEYSGKPIHAHIFISHFHWDHIQGIPFFGPLYESKDNYFFFHSSSRSRGLQRAIEEQMADPYFPVDMTEMAAHRNFYDIEEDRIAFDDAIVQSMWLNHPQGCLGFRLETKEGTLVYATDNEPGHPVFDKNVRKLAQGADILIYDAQYLPEEYEAKKRGWGHSHWREAINIVMESGAKELVLFHHDPDHSDECIDSIVHTAREHYPKVRAAQEGMEIQL from the coding sequence ATGCCGGGACGCAGGGCGAAGGCGCAACGGAGGCGCATGCACGTCAAGTTCTGGGGTGTGCGGGGCTCCACGCCGACGCCTCAACTGGAGAACATGCGTTATGGGGGCAACACCTCCTGCGTTGAGGTGCGCGTCAACGGGAGCGTGTATGTGTTCGATTGCGGGACCGGCTTTCGCAATCTCGGCAAGTCGTTGAGCAGCGAATACAGCGGCAAGCCGATCCACGCGCACATCTTCATCTCGCATTTCCACTGGGACCACATCCAGGGCATCCCCTTCTTCGGACCGCTGTACGAGAGCAAGGACAATTACTTCTTCTTTCATTCCTCCAGCCGCAGCCGCGGCCTGCAGCGCGCCATCGAAGAGCAGATGGCCGACCCCTATTTCCCGGTGGACATGACGGAGATGGCGGCGCACCGCAATTTCTACGACATCGAGGAAGACCGCATTGCCTTTGACGATGCCATCGTGCAATCCATGTGGCTGAACCACCCGCAGGGCTGCCTCGGATTCCGCCTCGAAACCAAGGAAGGCACGCTGGTGTACGCCACCGACAACGAACCCGGCCATCCCGTCTTCGATAAGAACGTGCGCAAGCTGGCCCAGGGCGCCGACATCCTGATCTACGACGCGCAATACCTTCCCGAGGAATATGAGGCCAAGAAACGTGGCTGGGGCCACAGTCACTGGCGCGAGGCGATCAACATCGTGATGGAGAGCGGCGCCAAGGAACTGGTGTTGTTCCACCATGACCCGGACCACAGCGACGAGTGCATCGATTCCATCGTCCATACCGCCCGCGAACATTACCCCAAGGTGCGCGCCGCTCAGGAAGGCATGGAAATCCAGCTCTAG
- a CDS encoding adenine phosphoribosyltransferase, which yields MPQAESSLSNCDFLKQLIREVPDFPKPGVLFYDITTLLKDKVGFAKLVDSLGQRYIGRRVDLVLGIEARGFIFGPALAYRLNAGFVPVRKPKKLPAETAKWTYDLEYGSDTLEVHKDAIQPGQSVIIVDDLLATGGTARATTKLVESLGGKVASLCFIVELDFLKGRDKLAGYEVVSMLHYDK from the coding sequence ATGCCGCAAGCGGAGTCGTCGCTGTCGAATTGCGATTTCCTGAAGCAGTTGATTCGCGAGGTCCCCGATTTTCCCAAACCCGGAGTCCTGTTCTATGACATCACCACGCTGCTGAAAGACAAGGTCGGCTTTGCCAAGCTGGTGGACAGCCTCGGCCAGCGCTACATCGGGCGGCGCGTCGACCTGGTGCTGGGCATCGAGGCGCGCGGCTTCATCTTCGGCCCGGCGCTCGCCTATCGCCTGAATGCCGGCTTTGTTCCCGTGCGCAAGCCGAAAAAGCTTCCCGCCGAAACCGCCAAATGGACCTACGACCTCGAGTACGGCAGCGACACCCTGGAAGTGCACAAGGACGCCATTCAGCCCGGGCAGAGCGTGATCATTGTGGACGACCTGCTGGCCACTGGCGGCACTGCCAGGGCCACTACCAAGCTGGTCGAATCTCTCGGCGGCAAGGTCGCCAGTCTCTGCTTCATCGTCGAGCTGGACTTCCTCAAGGGGCGCGACAAGCTGGCGGGATACGAAGTGGTCTCGATGTTGCATTACGACAAATAG
- a CDS encoding type II toxin-antitoxin system death-on-curing family toxin — MREPVWIGVLEALVLHDMQLVTFGGAAGVRDVGLLESALARPRNLLAYGKKKPSLARLAAAYAFGIIKNHPFADGNKRTALVIAFAFLDVNGIEINASEEDAYRMFMDLPSGRVSEEELAHWMSENSE; from the coding sequence ATGAGGGAACCGGTCTGGATCGGAGTCCTGGAGGCACTGGTACTGCACGACATGCAGCTAGTCACGTTTGGAGGGGCAGCCGGGGTTCGCGACGTCGGTTTGTTGGAATCAGCTCTGGCGCGGCCCCGAAATCTGCTGGCCTACGGAAAGAAAAAGCCATCGCTGGCGCGGCTCGCCGCTGCATATGCATTCGGCATCATCAAAAACCATCCCTTCGCGGATGGGAACAAGCGTACGGCGCTGGTGATCGCCTTCGCATTTCTCGACGTGAACGGCATCGAGATCAATGCCAGCGAGGAAGATGCCTACCGGATGTTCATGGACCTGCCATCGGGCCGTGTGAGCGAAGAAGAACTCGCCCACTGGATGAGCGAGAACAGCGAGTAG
- a CDS encoding energy transducer TonB: protein MSASAVNKTPLKVPADVASHDFMPALFGLEYSTYGTKPTNFLLSFLLHMVMALVLVISTTYVVSHRQEIKATVTGVVTDISPYILPPSANKAGGGGGGGDRDKLAATKGALPKLSREQFTPPAVVIRNNDPKLPMEPTVVVPPDIKLPQTGQLGDPLSNVLGPPSNGTGSGGGIGSGSGGGVGSGRGPGVGPGWGGGIGGGPYRVGGGVSAPKALYAPDPEYSEEARKAKYQGTVVLWVVVGPDGRPRDIKVQRTLGMGLDEKAMEAVRTWKFEPARLNGNPVAVQINVEVNFRLY from the coding sequence ATGTCTGCATCTGCCGTAAACAAAACACCGCTTAAGGTTCCCGCGGACGTTGCGTCCCACGACTTCATGCCCGCGCTGTTTGGGCTGGAGTACTCGACCTACGGCACCAAACCGACGAACTTTCTCCTCTCGTTTCTCCTCCACATGGTCATGGCCTTGGTCCTGGTGATCTCGACTACGTACGTCGTCAGTCATCGCCAGGAAATCAAGGCGACCGTGACCGGTGTAGTCACCGACATCAGTCCCTACATCCTGCCGCCTTCGGCAAACAAGGCTGGCGGTGGTGGGGGCGGCGGCGACCGCGACAAGCTGGCGGCGACCAAGGGCGCACTGCCCAAGCTGTCGCGCGAGCAGTTCACTCCCCCGGCGGTGGTGATCCGCAACAACGACCCCAAGCTTCCCATGGAACCTACGGTCGTGGTTCCGCCGGACATCAAGCTGCCGCAGACCGGCCAGTTGGGCGACCCGCTTTCCAACGTGCTCGGGCCGCCATCGAACGGCACCGGCAGCGGCGGCGGTATCGGCAGCGGCAGCGGCGGAGGCGTGGGTTCCGGACGCGGTCCGGGCGTCGGCCCCGGTTGGGGCGGCGGCATCGGCGGTGGTCCGTACCGCGTGGGCGGCGGCGTCAGCGCGCCGAAAGCGCTCTACGCGCCCGACCCGGAGTATTCCGAAGAGGCGCGCAAAGCCAAGTACCAGGGGACAGTGGTGCTGTGGGTGGTAGTGGGACCCGATGGCCGGCCGCGCGATATCAAAGTGCAGCGCACCCTCGGTATGGGCCTCGACGAGAAGGCCATGGAAGCTGTCCGCACATGGAAGTTTGAGCCGGCCCGTTTGAACGGGAATCCGGTGGCGGTGCAGATCAACGTGGAAGTGAATTTCCGCTTGTACTGA
- a CDS encoding aminodeoxychorismate/anthranilate synthase component II, translating into MVFVLDNYDSFTYNLVQYLGEMGQDIVVRRNDQTTPAEIEALKPSHILISPGPCTPQEAGISIELIRYFAGKVPVLGVCLGHQAIGAAFGGKVVRAAHLMHGKTSQVEHDGRTVFRGVPSPMQATRYHSLIVSEDGLPGELEISAHTVDQNGTRVIMGLRHRRYPIEGVQFHPESVLTQHGRDLLRNFLQL; encoded by the coding sequence ATGGTGTTCGTACTCGATAACTACGACTCTTTCACTTACAACCTCGTCCAGTATCTCGGCGAGATGGGGCAAGACATTGTTGTCCGCCGAAATGACCAGACCACGCCTGCCGAAATCGAAGCGCTGAAACCCTCGCACATCCTGATTTCGCCCGGCCCTTGCACGCCGCAGGAGGCCGGCATCAGTATCGAACTGATCCGTTATTTTGCCGGGAAGGTCCCGGTGCTGGGCGTCTGTCTTGGGCACCAGGCGATTGGGGCGGCGTTTGGCGGCAAAGTGGTGCGCGCCGCCCACCTCATGCACGGCAAAACCAGCCAGGTCGAGCACGACGGGCGCACCGTGTTCCGCGGCGTTCCCTCGCCCATGCAGGCCACCCGCTATCATTCCCTGATCGTCTCCGAGGACGGCTTGCCGGGCGAACTGGAGATCAGCGCTCATACTGTGGACCAGAATGGAACGCGGGTCATCATGGGACTGAGGCACAGGCGCTATCCCATTGAAGGCGTTCAGTTCCATCCCGAAAGTGTGCTGACGCAGCACGGCCGCGATCTGCTGCGCAATTTCCTTCAGCTTTGA
- a CDS encoding four helix bundle protein: MKVRSYHHLIAWQKAVELVVEIYRASRSFPKEELYGLISQIRRAAVSIPSNIAEGQGRLSTGEFKQFLGHARASLFEVETQLEIALRLEYLNADKARELLTHCAELGRIINGLLSSLEPQPTPEEALATGH; encoded by the coding sequence ATGAAGGTTCGCTCATATCATCATCTGATCGCCTGGCAGAAGGCCGTCGAACTCGTTGTAGAGATTTATCGTGCGTCGCGGTCATTCCCGAAGGAAGAACTGTATGGTCTCATAAGCCAGATCCGGCGCGCGGCGGTGTCGATACCCAGTAACATTGCAGAAGGGCAGGGGCGACTCTCGACCGGCGAATTCAAGCAGTTCCTGGGGCATGCGCGAGCTTCGCTGTTCGAAGTGGAAACCCAACTCGAGATCGCGCTTCGACTGGAGTACCTGAACGCCGACAAGGCGCGCGAGTTGCTGACGCACTGTGCAGAACTAGGCCGTATCATTAATGGTCTGCTCTCGTCATTGGAGCCACAACCGACCCCTGAGGAGGCGCTAGCGACTGGCCACTGA
- a CDS encoding class I SAM-dependent methyltransferase, which translates to MALDHSRPSAWVTGYDLIADEYYEPRHITSRNFDAATQTYFREQRFPFPSDGLALDVGAGRGRLGEYCGISPMQILQLDLAPEMLRLPSRESALGRIQADALALPFKTGVFAIVAAFLFDPFNQRLFFEQVSRVLKRGGVFVGTIPHYAWGVALRSYRGNAVDEAVFALKTGERVSQPSFLSRPEELSERLEGAGLSVIKSEALTLPHDVIRISPDIEAAARVMGQSAYNIPIVQAVIATRA; encoded by the coding sequence GTGGCTCTTGATCATTCACGACCGAGTGCGTGGGTTACCGGATACGACCTGATTGCGGACGAGTATTACGAGCCGCGGCACATCACATCACGGAATTTCGATGCTGCTACGCAAACATACTTTCGTGAGCAGCGTTTTCCGTTTCCAAGCGACGGCCTCGCCCTTGATGTGGGTGCCGGTCGGGGCAGACTCGGTGAATACTGCGGAATTTCACCGATGCAAATCCTCCAGCTCGATCTAGCTCCCGAAATGCTGCGGCTGCCCAGCCGCGAATCCGCTCTTGGCCGTATACAAGCAGATGCACTGGCATTGCCTTTTAAGACTGGTGTGTTTGCCATCGTTGCGGCATTCCTTTTCGATCCGTTTAACCAGCGACTTTTTTTCGAGCAGGTTAGCCGAGTTCTGAAGCGCGGTGGCGTGTTTGTCGGGACGATACCTCATTACGCATGGGGTGTTGCGCTCCGCTCATACAGAGGAAATGCCGTCGATGAAGCCGTGTTTGCACTCAAAACGGGCGAGAGAGTCTCCCAACCTTCCTTCCTGTCCCGACCGGAGGAACTCTCCGAACGTTTAGAAGGTGCGGGCCTGAGCGTTATCAAGAGTGAAGCACTCACGTTGCCACACGATGTTATTCGCATCTCGCCGGACATCGAGGCCGCTGCGAGGGTGATGGGTCAATCGGCTTACAACATTCCGATTGTGCAGGCTGTGATCGCGACGAGAGCATGA
- a CDS encoding Glu/Leu/Phe/Val dehydrogenase, with amino-acid sequence MTTITMEQEINPWEAQRARFEMAAHKLNLDPGLMKVLSLPNREIIVHIPVQMDNGTLEVFTGFRVQHSIVRGPGKGGIRYSPDLTLDEVRALASWMTWKCAVVNIPFGGAKGGVICDPKKMSMGELERMTRRYTAELMEFIGPEKDVPAPDVNTNEQVMAWIMDTYSMHMRQTVTAVVTGKPLNMGGSRGRREATGRGVMVVCDEALKKLKLNRDETRVIVQGFGNVGSNAARLMYEAGYKIIGIVEFDGGLFNPNGLDIDALWEFRYRTGSIHGFPGAEAMDPQQLFVSDCDILVPAAIENVITTRNADRIQCKILCEGANGPTTAAADEILAEKRIFVIPDILANAGGVTTSYFEWVQDRQGYFWKESMVNEQLEHIMRSSFEDVVRYAETHSVNNRIAAYMLAIDRVAYCLKQRGIYA; translated from the coding sequence ATGACCACCATCACCATGGAGCAGGAGATCAATCCCTGGGAAGCGCAGCGCGCGCGCTTTGAAATGGCGGCGCACAAGCTCAACCTGGATCCGGGATTGATGAAGGTGCTGAGCCTTCCCAACCGCGAGATCATCGTCCACATCCCGGTGCAGATGGACAATGGCACCCTGGAAGTGTTTACCGGATTTCGGGTGCAGCATTCGATCGTGCGCGGCCCGGGCAAGGGCGGCATCCGCTACTCTCCCGACCTCACCCTCGACGAAGTGCGCGCCCTGGCGAGCTGGATGACGTGGAAGTGCGCCGTCGTCAACATTCCCTTCGGCGGCGCCAAGGGCGGCGTCATCTGCGATCCCAAGAAAATGTCCATGGGTGAACTGGAGCGCATGACGCGGCGCTACACCGCCGAGCTGATGGAATTCATCGGGCCGGAAAAAGACGTGCCCGCTCCCGACGTCAACACCAACGAACAGGTCATGGCGTGGATCATGGACACCTATTCCATGCACATGCGCCAGACCGTCACCGCGGTCGTCACCGGCAAGCCGCTCAACATGGGCGGATCGCGCGGACGGCGCGAGGCCACCGGGCGCGGCGTCATGGTGGTTTGTGATGAGGCGCTCAAAAAACTGAAGCTGAACCGCGACGAGACGCGGGTGATCGTGCAGGGCTTTGGCAACGTCGGGTCGAACGCCGCTCGCCTCATGTACGAGGCCGGCTACAAGATCATCGGAATCGTCGAGTTTGACGGCGGCCTCTTCAATCCCAACGGCCTGGATATTGACGCGCTCTGGGAATTCCGCTACCGCACCGGCAGCATCCACGGATTTCCCGGCGCCGAAGCCATGGATCCGCAGCAGCTCTTTGTCAGCGATTGCGACATCCTGGTGCCGGCCGCGATCGAAAACGTCATCACCACCCGCAACGCGGACCGCATCCAGTGCAAGATTTTGTGCGAAGGCGCCAACGGTCCCACCACCGCCGCTGCCGATGAGATCCTCGCCGAGAAGAGGATCTTCGTTATTCCCGACATCCTGGCCAACGCGGGCGGCGTGACCACGTCCTACTTCGAGTGGGTGCAGGACCGGCAGGGTTATTTCTGGAAAGAATCCATGGTCAACGAGCAGTTGGAACACATCATGCGCAGCTCGTTTGAAGACGTGGTGCGCTACGCCGAGACGCACAGCGTGAACAACCGCATTGCCGCCTACATGCTGGCCATCGACCGGGTGGCGTACTGCCTCAAGCAGCGCGGCATTTACGCCTAG
- a CDS encoding PilZ domain-containing protein, whose product MAQPQREQRSTRRFSLRLPVTVKFSDAGVEKTAHTRDVSARGICFYLDSSVTEGSEIEFTLTLPPEITLTESIRVHCKGKVVRVEAQEPGGRVGIAAVIERYEFLAEP is encoded by the coding sequence ATGGCTCAACCCCAAAGGGAACAGCGTTCAACCAGGCGTTTCTCCCTGCGGCTTCCGGTCACCGTCAAGTTCAGTGACGCCGGCGTAGAGAAGACGGCGCATACCCGCGACGTCAGCGCCCGCGGTATCTGTTTCTATCTGGATTCCAGCGTTACGGAAGGTTCGGAGATCGAGTTCACGCTTACGCTGCCTCCGGAAATCACGCTCACGGAAAGCATCCGCGTGCACTGCAAGGGCAAAGTGGTGCGCGTGGAAGCGCAGGAACCCGGCGGCCGGGTCGGCATCGCTGCGGTGATCGAGCGTTACGAATTTCTTGCCGAACCGTAA
- the trpE gene encoding anthranilate synthase component I gives MLRPDLREFLRLAKSASLVPVVKSVSADLLTPVSAFLSVAENEPHAFLLESVEGGEKVGRYTFLGARPYMRLIGHGDEVVLERGRHREQRSGGALQALREVLRQHRPADVPGLPPFTAGAVGYFAYDTVRSLERLPARAQDDLHVPDCVLMFFDRLLAFDHVRHQIHIIASADVSREDPRRAYDRAVRDIAQLERRLARGVPRRNLAATHTAPAKKLKPKSSTTRAGFLRAVGRAKEYIAAGDVFQVVLSQRLSFDPGARPFDIYRALRTVNPSPYMYYLRLGEMTVLGSSPEMLVRVAGRKLDYRPIAGTVPRGADEQEDLRLEEKLRQDEKERAEHVMLVDLGRNDLGRVSEYGSVRVRDLMYVERYSHVMHLVSAIEGKLRSDLDALDAFAACFPAGTLTGAPKVRAMAIIEELEPVRRGVYGGSVLYADFAGNLDSCIAIRTMLLKGRRAYVQAGAGIVADSVPEREFEESMNKAQALVRAAELARG, from the coding sequence ATGCTCCGTCCCGATTTGCGAGAATTTCTCCGCCTCGCCAAGAGCGCCAGCCTGGTACCGGTGGTGAAGTCGGTGAGCGCCGACTTGCTGACACCGGTCTCCGCCTTTCTCAGCGTTGCCGAGAACGAGCCGCATGCCTTCCTGCTGGAGTCGGTGGAAGGCGGCGAGAAGGTCGGACGCTACACCTTTCTGGGAGCGCGGCCGTACATGCGCCTCATCGGTCACGGTGACGAAGTCGTGCTGGAGCGCGGCCGCCATCGCGAGCAACGCAGCGGCGGCGCTCTCCAGGCGCTGCGCGAAGTGTTGCGTCAACACCGGCCCGCCGACGTACCCGGACTGCCGCCCTTCACCGCCGGCGCGGTCGGATACTTTGCCTACGACACGGTGCGCAGCCTGGAACGCCTTCCCGCGCGCGCCCAGGACGATCTGCACGTACCCGACTGTGTGCTGATGTTCTTCGACCGCCTGCTCGCCTTTGACCACGTCCGCCACCAGATCCACATCATCGCTTCGGCGGACGTGTCGCGCGAAGACCCGCGCCGCGCCTACGACCGCGCGGTGCGCGACATTGCGCAACTGGAACGCAGGCTCGCCCGCGGCGTGCCGCGCCGGAACCTCGCCGCCACCCATACCGCGCCCGCGAAAAAGCTCAAGCCGAAATCCTCGACCACGCGCGCCGGATTTCTGCGTGCCGTGGGCCGCGCCAAGGAATACATCGCTGCCGGCGACGTGTTCCAGGTGGTCCTGTCGCAACGCCTTTCGTTCGATCCCGGGGCGCGCCCGTTCGATATCTACCGCGCGCTGCGCACCGTCAATCCTTCGCCGTACATGTATTACCTCCGCCTCGGCGAAATGACCGTGCTCGGCTCGTCACCGGAAATGCTGGTGCGCGTCGCCGGCCGCAAGCTCGATTACCGCCCCATTGCGGGCACCGTCCCGCGCGGCGCCGACGAGCAGGAGGATCTTCGCCTGGAAGAAAAGCTGCGCCAGGACGAAAAGGAACGCGCCGAACACGTCATGCTGGTGGACCTGGGGCGCAACGACCTGGGCCGGGTCAGCGAATACGGCTCGGTGCGCGTGCGCGACCTGATGTACGTCGAGCGCTACTCGCACGTCATGCACCTGGTGTCGGCCATTGAAGGGAAACTGCGCAGTGACCTTGACGCCCTGGACGCCTTTGCCGCCTGTTTCCCGGCGGGCACGCTTACCGGCGCCCCCAAGGTGCGCGCCATGGCGATCATCGAGGAGTTGGAGCCGGTGCGCCGCGGCGTGTATGGCGGGTCGGTGCTGTACGCCGATTTCGCCGGCAATCTCGATTCCTGCATCGCCATTCGCACCATGCTGCTCAAGGGCCGGCGCGCCTACGTGCAGGCGGGAGCGGGGATCGTGGCGGATTCCGTTCCGGAGCGAGAGTTTGAAGAATCGATGAATAAGGCGCAGGCGCTGGTGCGGGCCGCCGAACTGGCACGTGGGTAG
- a CDS encoding acylphosphatase: MASEAKPQLQTRRYVVRGRVQGVGFRWFVEREAHTLGIYGWVRNTFDGNVEVLASGTREQLSNLCRRLQQGPRSARVDEVEESEAQPVEGLHTFRIEGAW, translated from the coding sequence ATGGCATCCGAGGCGAAGCCGCAACTTCAAACACGCCGCTATGTCGTCCGCGGACGCGTGCAGGGCGTGGGTTTCCGCTGGTTCGTGGAACGCGAGGCGCACACGCTGGGCATTTACGGCTGGGTGCGCAACACCTTCGACGGCAACGTCGAGGTGCTGGCCAGCGGAACGCGCGAGCAGCTTTCCAACCTCTGCCGCCGGCTGCAGCAGGGCCCGCGGTCCGCGCGCGTAGACGAGGTCGAGGAATCCGAGGCCCAGCCGGTGGAAGGGCTGCATACATTCCGCATCGAAGGAGCCTGGTGA
- a CDS encoding AbrB/MazE/SpoVT family DNA-binding domain-containing protein: protein MAATVKVTTVGNSVGIVLPKKLLDRLHIEKGDTLYISETPGGVQLTPYKAEFARVVEAGRRATRKYRNALRKLAE, encoded by the coding sequence ATGGCGGCGACGGTGAAGGTTACAACAGTCGGCAACTCCGTAGGGATCGTGCTTCCGAAGAAACTTCTGGATCGTTTGCACATCGAGAAAGGAGATACGCTGTACATCAGCGAGACTCCGGGGGGCGTGCAACTTACGCCCTACAAGGCCGAGTTTGCCAGGGTCGTGGAAGCGGGCCGGCGGGCCACGCGGAAATACCGCAACGCGCTGCGAAAGCTGGCCGAATGA
- the efp gene encoding elongation factor P: protein MAIPATQLRPGMVIKHNNDLHGVFSVEHRTPGNLRAFIQAKLRNLRTGAMFEHRFRSGDAIEKVTVDEVQMEYLYNDGDAYYFMNTENYEQTHLTKDILGDAVDYLIPNLQIQVEFFDGKAVGVELPQTVELTVVETEPGLKSATATNVTKAAKTETGLVVQVPPFINEGEKIRVDTSEGAYLSRA, encoded by the coding sequence ATGGCGATTCCAGCCACCCAACTGCGTCCGGGCATGGTGATCAAGCACAACAACGACCTGCATGGCGTCTTCAGCGTCGAGCACCGCACCCCCGGCAACCTGCGCGCCTTCATCCAGGCCAAGCTGCGCAACCTGCGCACCGGCGCCATGTTTGAACACCGCTTCCGCTCCGGCGATGCCATCGAAAAAGTTACGGTGGATGAAGTCCAGATGGAATACCTGTACAACGATGGTGACGCCTATTACTTCATGAACACCGAGAACTACGAACAGACGCACCTCACCAAAGACATTCTCGGCGACGCGGTGGACTACCTGATCCCCAACCTGCAGATCCAGGTTGAATTCTTCGACGGCAAAGCCGTGGGTGTGGAGCTGCCGCAAACCGTGGAGTTGACCGTGGTCGAAACCGAGCCCGGCCTGAAGAGCGCCACCGCCACCAACGTGACCAAGGCGGCGAAAACCGAAACCGGCCTGGTGGTGCAGGTGCCGCCCTTCATCAACGAGGGCGAGAAAATCCGCGTGGACACCAGCGAAGGAGCGTATCTGTCACGGGCCTGA
- a CDS encoding SpoIIE family protein phosphatase yields MESATATAIQYQKTIKQLSALFEATRLLNSTLDLAELLELILKIARAEVNADRGTVFLVDKERQQIWSIVAMGLEKQEIRLPFGTGVAGTVAASGDPINVEDAYQLSCFDPSTDQKTGYRTKSLLCLPIRHKGGGIVGVIQLLNQTTVGRFTAEDQDFLEKLSGHMAMALENARLHRAALEKERMERELEMARGIQRSLLPDAPPVIPGYELAVSNTPCFEVGGDYYDFLSLGPQTLLLVIADVEGKGVSSALVMSNLQATLRALVTHLHSLEVLALSLNEMICNDTKSKKFLSIFLGLLDTRRNGLHYINAGHVPPVIVNGETGEYSLLHAGGTVVGLFPDSEYARGSAKLKPGDILVLCTDGITEPCNLEEEEFGSERLAECVSRNRHKTADQIIAAVHAEVNAFSFGGVHTDDKVLMLLKVTEGGIDSATLNTPPAHPRHSR; encoded by the coding sequence GTGGAATCAGCGACTGCAACCGCAATTCAATACCAGAAGACCATCAAGCAGCTTTCGGCGCTGTTTGAAGCCACGCGCCTGCTGAATTCCACGCTCGATCTGGCCGAATTGCTGGAGCTGATCCTGAAAATCGCGCGCGCCGAGGTGAACGCCGACCGCGGCACCGTCTTCCTGGTGGACAAGGAGCGCCAGCAGATCTGGTCCATCGTGGCCATGGGCCTGGAGAAGCAGGAGATTCGCCTGCCCTTCGGCACGGGCGTGGCCGGCACGGTGGCGGCCTCGGGCGATCCCATCAACGTCGAGGACGCGTACCAGCTCTCCTGCTTCGATCCCAGCACCGACCAAAAGACCGGGTATCGCACCAAGTCGCTGCTGTGTTTGCCGATCCGCCACAAGGGCGGCGGGATTGTCGGAGTCATCCAGCTTCTGAACCAGACGACGGTGGGCAGGTTCACCGCCGAAGACCAGGATTTTCTGGAGAAACTCTCCGGCCACATGGCGATGGCGCTGGAAAACGCCCGCCTGCACCGCGCTGCGCTGGAAAAGGAGCGCATGGAGCGCGAACTGGAAATGGCGCGCGGCATCCAGCGCAGTTTGCTGCCGGACGCGCCGCCGGTGATCCCCGGCTACGAGCTGGCGGTTTCCAATACGCCGTGTTTTGAAGTCGGCGGCGACTATTACGACTTCCTCAGCCTCGGGCCGCAGACGCTGCTGCTGGTGATCGCGGACGTGGAAGGGAAGGGCGTCTCGTCGGCGCTGGTGATGTCGAACCTCCAGGCCACCCTGCGCGCGCTGGTCACGCACCTGCACTCGCTGGAAGTGCTGGCCCTGTCGCTGAACGAGATGATCTGCAACGACACCAAGTCCAAGAAGTTCCTCAGCATCTTCCTCGGGCTGCTCGATACGCGCCGCAACGGCCTGCACTACATCAACGCCGGGCACGTGCCGCCGGTGATCGTGAACGGCGAGACCGGCGAGTACAGCCTGCTGCATGCGGGAGGCACGGTGGTCGGACTTTTCCCCGACTCGGAGTACGCGCGCGGCTCGGCCAAGCTGAAGCCGGGCGACATCCTCGTTCTGTGTACCGACGGCATCACCGAACCCTGCAACCTGGAGGAAGAGGAATTCGGCAGCGAGCGGCTTGCCGAGTGCGTGTCGCGCAACCGCCACAAGACGGCGGATCAGATCATTGCGGCGGTGCACGCAGAGGTGAACGCCTTCTCCTTCGGCGGCGTCCACACCGATGACAAGGTATTGATGCTGCTGAAGGTCACCGAAGGCGGGATCGACAGCGCGACCCTAAACACTCCCCCCGCCCACCCGAGGCACTCCCGCTAG
- a CDS encoding YtxH domain-containing protein encodes MAKVGNSGAIPQDYFRAQTTPGAKPISNSTARPMRNPGKTARNAPGELQSSLADALRIQGGVPMTDQERTGDYQPSDRSSVGLAVTFLFIGLGAGALVALLFAPKTGKQIRRELRRKYENARDVIEDWQEQAGDVIEKGSDWASSAKDWANTAKETAREKVAPFAKAVKR; translated from the coding sequence GTGGCGAAGGTGGGAAATTCCGGCGCCATTCCACAGGACTATTTCCGGGCGCAGACAACGCCCGGCGCGAAGCCCATTTCTAACTCAACAGCTCGTCCCATGCGGAACCCAGGAAAGACCGCGCGCAATGCGCCGGGCGAGCTACAATCATCGCTTGCGGATGCGCTGAGAATTCAAGGAGGGGTGCCCATGACTGACCAAGAACGTACTGGTGACTATCAGCCTTCGGACCGCAGCTCGGTAGGTCTTGCCGTTACCTTCCTGTTTATCGGGCTGGGAGCAGGCGCACTGGTCGCGCTGTTGTTTGCTCCCAAAACCGGCAAGCAGATTCGGCGCGAACTTCGGCGCAAATACGAGAATGCCAGGGACGTGATTGAAGATTGGCAGGAGCAGGCCGGCGACGTGATCGAGAAAGGCTCGGATTGGGCCAGCAGCGCCAAGGATTGGGCCAACACCGCTAAGGAAACCGCCCGGGAGAAGGTCGCGCCGTTTGCCAAGGCGGTGAAAAGGTAG